DNA from Synechococcus elongatus PCC 6301:
GAAGCCCGCCTCAAGAGCATTCAGGCTGAGATTGAGCAAATCAATACCGACACCACGTCCTTAATTCAGGTCTTCCCGCAGGTCAAATCCTAGTCTGCTATCCTCACCGACCTGAGTCGACGGACCCCGGTGGCAGTTCAGATCAGCAAGATTGAGCAGGCGGGCAAGAAGGTCACCCTACAGGGCAGTTCTTCTAACTACGACTCGGTCAATGACCTGCTGCTGACCTTGCAGCAGTCGCGTTTCTTTACAGCTAGCAGCCTGCGGATTGAAGAGGCGAAATTAGGCGCTACCCCTACTCAAAATACAGGGGAGAACAGTCCTAAGCTGTCGAATGTGAACTATCGCATTGTCGGTGAGCTCAGCGACGTTCCCACGACGGATCTCTTGCAAAATCTCCGTCAGCTCGATGCTCAAGGTCTTGCTGCTCGCCTGCAGGGATTAGTGAACCAAGGGGTACTGAAGCCATGACTGTCTCGCTGAGTAAATTCCCGGATGATGAACCCGAGGTTCTCGCATCCAATTACCCAACGGTTTTTGGGCTGACAATTACACCCCTCGTGGGTGGAATTCTAGCGGCGATCGCAGGGTTGGCAGGCGCTGGCTGGATTTTTCTCAATCTTGTTCAGCCAACTCAAGAGCAGGCTAATCAGCTGACCCAGGAAGTTAATGACCTCCGCGCTCGGGCTGAACAGCAAGCCGCTAGCCTGCGCCAAATTGGCGCTCAGCAGCAACAGTTAGCCAATGCTCGAGCCCAACAGCGTGTGGTGCAAAGCTTCTTTGCATCGCCCGCCACCTTAGATACGCTGTTGCTCGACATCGATGGCCAAGTAAGGCGGGTGGCTGGCTTGCAGCTGCAGTCCTACTTGCCGAAGGAGTCGGCGATTGTGACCGATGGGTCGCTCGGTGAAGGCGTCAACAA
Protein-coding regions in this window:
- a CDS encoding PilN domain-containing protein, with the translated sequence MAVQISKIEQAGKKVTLQGSSSNYDSVNDLLLTLQQSRFFTASSLRIEEAKLGATPTQNTGENSPKLSNVNYRIVGELSDVPTTDLLQNLRQLDAQGLAARLQGLVNQGVLKP